A single region of the Elusimicrobiota bacterium genome encodes:
- a CDS encoding cytochrome b5 domain-containing protein — protein MKRFILAAFISFLSSAATIGLLGRLAPPDRPAAAAERRVSAAELARHAAAEDCWLAVEGGVYDVTAYVPAHPAPRRALTDWCGKEATRAFLTKGVGRPHGEEARALLETLRVGALR, from the coding sequence ATGAAGCGCTTCATCCTCGCGGCGTTCATCTCCTTCCTCTCGAGCGCGGCGACGATAGGTCTCCTCGGGCGCCTGGCCCCGCCCGACCGGCCGGCGGCCGCGGCGGAGAGACGCGTCTCCGCCGCGGAGCTGGCCCGCCACGCCGCCGCCGAGGATTGCTGGCTGGCCGTCGAGGGCGGCGTCTACGACGTGACCGCGTACGTTCCCGCGCATCCCGCCCCGCGCCGCGCGCTGACCGACTGGTGCGGCAAGGAGGCCACGCGGGCCTTCCTCACCAAGGGCGTCGGCCGGCCCCACGGCGAGGAGGCGCGGGCCCTGCTGGAGACCTTGCGCGTCGGCGCGCTGCGCTGA